One Pseudodesulfovibrio senegalensis DNA segment encodes these proteins:
- the rimM gene encoding ribosome maturation factor RimM (Essential for efficient processing of 16S rRNA) has translation MTARYGKDFVVVGTVVKPHGIRGEFCIKSFADSPFLFDEVPQVFLDTGKKRPKPLSVKAWRMHKSMVLMTAAEVPDRNAAEELRGMDVLVRTDDLPEIEDGDFYLYELEGFAVSLEDGKDIGILSGFIEAPTQDIWVIATADGREVLLPGVPEFIRDVDPEAQRIFVDPPEGLLELYEKPEPKPAKQHKGVKARSRARGRSRGKSAQKSDRASAGKKPASGSKS, from the coding sequence ATGACCGCTCGATACGGCAAGGATTTTGTCGTTGTCGGCACGGTGGTCAAGCCGCATGGTATCCGGGGGGAGTTCTGCATCAAGAGCTTTGCGGACTCCCCTTTTCTCTTTGACGAGGTGCCACAGGTATTTCTCGACACCGGGAAAAAGCGGCCGAAACCGTTGTCCGTCAAGGCGTGGCGCATGCACAAAAGCATGGTGCTGATGACCGCCGCCGAAGTTCCCGACCGCAATGCGGCCGAGGAGCTCCGGGGCATGGACGTGCTTGTGCGCACGGACGACCTGCCCGAGATCGAGGACGGCGACTTCTATCTCTATGAGTTGGAAGGCTTTGCCGTATCCTTGGAGGACGGCAAGGACATCGGCATCCTGAGCGGCTTCATCGAGGCGCCCACGCAGGACATCTGGGTCATAGCCACGGCAGACGGCCGCGAGGTGCTGCTGCCCGGCGTGCCCGAATTCATCCGCGACGTGGACCCCGAAGCGCAGCGCATTTTCGTGGACCCGCCCGAGGGCCTTTTGGAGTTGTACGAAAAGCCCGAACCCAAGCCGGCAAAGCAGCACAAGGGCGTCAAGGCCCGCAGCAGGGCGCGCGGCCGGTCTCGCGGCAAATCCGCCCAGAAATCCGACAGAGCGTCCGCAGGCAAGAAACCGGCCTCCGGCTCCAAATCCTGA
- a CDS encoding OmpA family protein, with amino-acid sequence MIKFKTALRPAIIAAMVIMLAFPAMASAKMVKKIDNFIFLVDQSGSMAQILGDTGMKRMDLAKETMTRMSDQIPELGYNGSLFMVAPFQSKLAPAPYSKAKMKNAVASINSDFDIFGRQTPMGEGLMDIAPVISGLNGRTALIIFTDGESNIGVDPVVQAKKLYAQYGDRLCIHVVSYADSAKGQMTIDGIRALSNCSVNADYESLSCDATLAQYVNDVFYEEVADAPAPAPMAPAAEVITFDLHFGFDKYQITDEMIPILEQAKMILDDNAGASYFIEGHTDSTGAEAYNQGLSERRANSVTAWLIENGIDSGRLEAKGYGETNPKYDNGTKEGRRLNRRVEIRTK; translated from the coding sequence ATGATCAAGTTCAAGACAGCTCTTCGTCCCGCCATTATCGCGGCCATGGTCATCATGCTGGCGTTCCCGGCAATGGCCTCCGCCAAGATGGTAAAAAAAATCGACAACTTCATCTTCCTTGTTGATCAGTCCGGCTCCATGGCCCAGATTCTTGGCGATACCGGCATGAAAAGAATGGACCTGGCCAAGGAAACCATGACCCGCATGTCCGACCAGATTCCCGAACTGGGATACAACGGATCGCTGTTCATGGTCGCGCCGTTCCAGTCCAAGCTGGCACCCGCGCCGTATTCCAAGGCCAAAATGAAAAACGCCGTGGCCAGCATCAACTCCGATTTCGATATTTTCGGCCGCCAGACCCCCATGGGTGAAGGCCTCATGGATATCGCCCCGGTCATCTCCGGGCTGAACGGACGCACCGCGTTGATCATCTTCACTGACGGCGAGTCCAACATCGGTGTCGACCCGGTGGTCCAGGCCAAGAAGCTCTATGCACAATACGGTGACCGTCTGTGCATCCACGTGGTCAGCTATGCGGACTCCGCAAAAGGCCAGATGACCATCGACGGAATCCGCGCCCTTTCCAACTGCTCCGTGAATGCGGATTATGAATCCCTGAGCTGCGACGCCACGCTGGCCCAGTACGTGAACGACGTTTTCTACGAAGAAGTCGCCGACGCTCCGGCACCGGCACCGATGGCTCCTGCCGCCGAGGTCATCACCTTTGACCTGCACTTCGGGTTCGACAAATACCAGATCACCGACGAGATGATTCCCATTCTGGAACAGGCCAAGATGATTCTGGACGACAATGCCGGTGCCAGCTACTTCATCGAGGGCCACACGGACTCCACCGGCGCCGAGGCCTACAACCAGGGCCTTTCCGAACGCCGCGCCAACTCCGTGACCGCATGGCTCATCGAGAACGGTATTGATTCCGGACGTCTGGAAGCCAAGGGATATGGCGAGACCAATCCCAAGTACGACAACGGCACCAAGGAAGGCCGCAGGCTCAACAGAAGGGTTGAAATCCGCACCAAGTAG
- the ffh gene encoding signal recognition particle protein: MFDSLQDRLGNAFKKFRGQSSLDENNIKEGLREVRLALLEADVNFKVVKEFVDSIRDRALGEDVAKGLDPGQQVVKIVHEGLIELLGGEQAGLNLKPSPLKIMMVGLQGSGKTTSSGKISLFLRKNENRKPYLVPADVYRPAAIEQLQTLGRQLDVPVYPSTPDMNPVDICRDALVKAEEAGCDLIMFDTAGRLHIDELLMEELGDIKKSCRPDEILFVADAMTGQDAVTVAETFDKQLDITGVVLTKMDGDARGGAALSIKSVTGKAVKFVGVGEKLSDLELFHPDRIASRILGMGDMLTLIEKAQTTIDEDEAKGLAEKMAKAQFDLEDFRSQMRKMKKLGSMEGLLKLIPGMGGLMKQLGDAQLPEDEMKRTEAIISSMTMQERRNPKVINASRKERIAKGSGHDVAAVNALLKNFKQMSKMMSKMMGGKGKKGKFPKLPKGMPALGEGGMPDMGAGMPGMPGMPGMPGMPGMEGMEEAGKSRTISKKTLKERKKKKLKKKLRKKKR; the protein is encoded by the coding sequence TTGTTTGACAGCCTGCAAGACAGATTAGGCAACGCGTTCAAGAAGTTTCGGGGTCAGTCCAGCCTTGATGAAAACAACATCAAGGAAGGTCTGCGCGAGGTCCGCCTTGCCCTGCTCGAAGCGGATGTGAACTTCAAGGTGGTCAAGGAGTTCGTGGATTCCATCCGCGATCGTGCCTTGGGCGAAGATGTTGCCAAGGGTCTTGACCCGGGTCAGCAGGTCGTCAAGATCGTTCACGAGGGCCTGATCGAGCTGCTCGGCGGCGAACAGGCCGGGTTGAACCTGAAGCCTTCGCCGCTCAAGATCATGATGGTCGGCCTGCAGGGTTCGGGTAAGACCACTTCCTCGGGCAAGATTTCCCTGTTCCTGCGCAAGAACGAGAACCGCAAGCCGTACCTTGTCCCTGCGGACGTGTACCGCCCCGCGGCAATCGAGCAGTTGCAGACCCTGGGCCGCCAGCTGGACGTGCCTGTGTATCCGTCCACGCCGGACATGAATCCGGTGGACATATGCAGGGACGCGCTGGTCAAGGCCGAAGAGGCCGGGTGCGACCTGATCATGTTCGACACCGCGGGCCGCCTGCACATTGACGAGCTGCTCATGGAAGAGCTGGGCGACATCAAGAAGAGCTGCCGCCCGGACGAGATTCTTTTCGTGGCCGACGCCATGACCGGTCAGGACGCGGTGACGGTTGCCGAGACGTTCGACAAGCAGCTGGACATTACCGGCGTGGTGCTGACCAAGATGGACGGCGATGCGCGCGGTGGCGCGGCCCTGTCCATCAAGTCCGTGACCGGCAAGGCCGTCAAGTTCGTGGGTGTGGGCGAAAAGCTCTCGGACCTCGAACTGTTCCACCCGGACCGCATTGCCTCGCGGATTCTGGGCATGGGCGATATGCTCACCCTCATCGAAAAGGCCCAGACCACCATCGACGAGGACGAGGCCAAGGGACTGGCCGAGAAGATGGCCAAGGCCCAGTTCGACCTTGAGGACTTCCGCTCACAGATGCGGAAGATGAAGAAACTCGGGTCCATGGAAGGTCTTCTAAAACTGATTCCCGGCATGGGCGGACTCATGAAGCAGCTGGGCGACGCGCAGCTGCCCGAAGACGAGATGAAGCGCACCGAGGCCATCATCAGTTCCATGACCATGCAGGAACGCCGCAACCCCAAGGTCATCAATGCCAGCCGCAAGGAGCGCATTGCCAAGGGCTCGGGGCACGATGTGGCCGCCGTCAACGCCTTGCTCAAGAATTTCAAGCAGATGAGCAAGATGATGAGCAAGATGATGGGCGGCAAGGGCAAAAAAGGAAAATTTCCCAAGCTCCCCAAAGGTATGCCCGCGCTCGGCGAGGGCGGCATGCCGGACATGGGAGCAGGAATGCCGGGAATGCCCGGTATGCCGGGTATGCCCGGAATGCCTGGCATGGAAGGAATGGAAGAGGCCGGGAAATCCCGTACCATTTCCAAGAAAACGCTGAAAGAGCGCAAGAAAAAGAAGCTCAAGAAGAAGCTGCGCAAGAAAAAGCGTTAA
- the rplS gene encoding 50S ribosomal protein L19 codes for MDIMKKIESEHLRLDLPEIKAGDTVKVHYRIIEGEKERIQVFQGAVLRMRRGTTDSTFTVRKISDGVGVERVFPTNSPYIDRVEIVSEGKVRRSRIYYLRNLRGKAARIKSKQIWE; via the coding sequence ATGGACATCATGAAAAAAATCGAATCCGAACACCTTCGTTTGGACCTGCCCGAAATCAAGGCCGGTGACACGGTCAAGGTTCACTACCGCATCATCGAGGGTGAAAAGGAACGCATTCAGGTCTTTCAGGGTGCTGTCCTGCGCATGCGCCGCGGCACCACCGATTCCACCTTCACGGTCCGCAAGATTTCCGACGGTGTCGGCGTGGAACGCGTGTTCCCCACCAACTCCCCGTACATCGACCGCGTGGAAATTGTCTCCGAGGGCAAGGTTCGCCGCAGCCGCATCTACTACCTGCGCAATCTGCGCGGCAAGGCTGCCCGCATCAAGTCCAAGCAGATCTGGGAATAG
- a CDS encoding ribonuclease HII, which produces MDQHSALMAFTGDPAIGPEQVAGVDEAGRGCLAGPVVAGAVILPPEWDLSGLNDSKKLTAAKREILYEGIRQQAVAWAVGLAWPAEVDSINILQATFLAMSRAVSHLGHVPRQLLVDGNKTIPEHAFRHAGGQSIAQRAIVGGDGLVPAISAASIMAKTFRDRLMTRLDRRYPGYGFCEHMGYGTKAHYAALELLGPCRMHRLTFRGVVQEKQQPQQSQGLLPGM; this is translated from the coding sequence ATGGACCAGCATTCGGCCCTGATGGCCTTTACCGGCGACCCGGCCATCGGCCCTGAACAGGTGGCTGGCGTGGACGAGGCCGGGCGCGGTTGTCTTGCCGGCCCTGTGGTGGCCGGGGCCGTGATTCTGCCGCCCGAGTGGGATCTTTCCGGCCTGAACGATTCCAAGAAACTGACAGCGGCCAAGCGCGAAATCCTGTACGAAGGCATCCGCCAGCAAGCTGTTGCCTGGGCCGTGGGGCTTGCCTGGCCCGCCGAGGTGGACTCGATCAATATCCTTCAGGCCACGTTTCTGGCCATGTCCCGCGCGGTTAGTCACCTCGGCCATGTCCCGCGTCAGCTGCTGGTGGACGGCAACAAGACCATCCCGGAACACGCCTTCAGGCACGCGGGCGGGCAAAGCATTGCCCAGCGCGCCATCGTGGGCGGCGACGGTCTGGTCCCGGCCATTTCCGCTGCCTCCATCATGGCCAAGACCTTTCGCGACCGGCTCATGACCCGGCTGGACCGCCGTTATCCGGGCTACGGCTTTTGCGAGCACATGGGCTACGGCACCAAGGCCCACTATGCGGCGCTGGAGTTGCTTGGCCCGTGCCGCATGCACCGCCTGACATTTCGCGGCGTGGTGCAGGAAAAGCAACAGCCGCAACAGTCGCAGGGGCTGCTGCCCGGCATGTAG
- the rpsP gene encoding 30S ribosomal protein S16 has protein sequence MAMKIRLTRMGSKKRPFYRIVAIDGAKRRDGRPSEYLGHFNPMTEPVDLKIDKEKIEKWLSLGAQPSNTVRSLLKQAGL, from the coding sequence ATGGCAATGAAGATCCGACTGACCCGCATGGGTTCCAAGAAGCGTCCCTTCTACCGCATCGTGGCCATTGATGGCGCCAAGCGTCGTGACGGCCGTCCGAGCGAATATCTGGGACACTTCAATCCCATGACGGAACCCGTCGACCTGAAAATCGACAAGGAAAAGATCGAAAAGTGGCTCTCTTTGGGCGCACAGCCGTCCAATACTGTTCGCTCTCTGTTGAAGCAGGCCGGACTGTAG
- a CDS encoding KH domain-containing protein, producing the protein MLKEMIEYIAKSLVDNPDEVQVSEVEGEQTSVIELKVAKEDLGKVIGKQGRTARAMRTLLGAASTKARKRSVLEILE; encoded by the coding sequence ATGCTGAAAGAAATGATTGAGTACATTGCCAAGTCCCTTGTGGACAACCCGGATGAGGTTCAGGTTTCCGAAGTCGAGGGTGAACAGACCTCGGTCATCGAGCTCAAGGTCGCCAAAGAGGATCTGGGCAAGGTGATCGGCAAGCAGGGGCGGACCGCCCGGGCCATGCGCACCCTTTTGGGGGCCGCATCCACCAAGGCCAGGAAGCGTTCGGTTCTGGAGATTCTCGAGTAA
- a CDS encoding LPS-assembly protein LptD: protein MKLRSPRYISLAGLIAALLLCLPLTMLGKDKRVSEIQRYVRGADLPTTQETEKWTFVADKVSGNHTSEYLEAEGNCTLAMGDDSVRADFARYYQATGWVYLRGNIRARWQGDFLEADEAEFDLNNMLGWLKNGRVFVAKPHVYVQAEHVEKHPGDTYTFRNAQVTRCSGETPAWSVTASRGDINLDGNVRVYHSAFRIKNIPVAYLPYAKLPTGRKRQSGFLLPEIGSSSRLGFRLNLPYYWVINDEADATFYENWMSKRGLMQGVELRYAPDSNTRGLMLGTWLNDKEVHKSESDESDDLDNDGMTRPNRNRWWAVGKYDGWLGSPQWKLKADIDLVSDQNYLREFKNGSTGFTSMREQFIEQFGRDIDDIDDSNRTSRIYLSRSWDRFGVAGKVEYHQNLEYMNGNGDDDKDPSIQTLPELDVFAWKDAIAGTPLEFEGGAKYDFFTSNFGPKGHRLDLNPSFSLPVRTRYLTFIPKGTVRQTWYYTDSQDDTGEREISRFNVEDSTDTETGFKSRFNWEGGFSLFSEMERIYQLNEPLQPTLSNGGTSRWVSLRHAITPRVEYAYSPNLTGQSELPYFDSRDRLTGTNKVTYSLTNSFDRKLQRVVMVADDDGNEVPVLKTDYKDFLTLRLEQSYDRNEATRNDMRSTYERRPFSDILAEVMLRPAELVSLSLRAWYSPYLGSITEHEHLLKFYRDDLGEIYAGLDFREPVDEYLRYRDERMTMLRLGGKWKFANNMEVGVDWRQNLEDGRNVETTVDLRWTRECYDVILYLKTEPGDTSYGVKFDLFNF, encoded by the coding sequence TTGAAACTTCGATCGCCACGATACATCTCCCTGGCGGGCCTGATCGCCGCCCTGTTGCTTTGCCTGCCGCTTACCATGCTGGGCAAGGACAAGCGCGTGTCCGAAATCCAGCGCTATGTGCGCGGCGCGGACCTGCCCACTACGCAGGAGACCGAGAAGTGGACCTTTGTGGCCGACAAGGTCAGCGGCAACCACACCAGCGAATACCTCGAGGCCGAGGGCAACTGCACGCTGGCCATGGGCGACGATTCGGTGCGTGCGGACTTTGCGCGGTATTATCAGGCCACGGGCTGGGTCTACCTTCGGGGTAACATCCGCGCCCGCTGGCAGGGGGATTTCCTTGAGGCGGACGAGGCCGAGTTCGACCTGAACAACATGCTGGGCTGGCTCAAGAACGGCCGTGTTTTCGTGGCCAAGCCCCATGTCTACGTGCAGGCCGAACACGTGGAGAAGCACCCCGGTGACACCTATACCTTCCGCAATGCCCAGGTGACCCGGTGCAGCGGCGAGACGCCCGCATGGTCGGTGACCGCCAGCCGGGGCGACATCAATCTTGACGGCAACGTGCGGGTCTATCACAGCGCGTTTCGCATCAAAAATATTCCCGTGGCCTACCTGCCCTATGCCAAGCTGCCCACGGGCCGCAAGCGGCAGAGCGGCTTTCTGCTGCCCGAAATCGGCTCCAGCTCCCGGCTCGGGTTCCGCCTGAACCTGCCGTACTACTGGGTCATCAACGACGAGGCCGACGCCACCTTTTACGAGAACTGGATGAGCAAGCGCGGTCTGATGCAGGGCGTGGAACTTCGCTATGCACCGGACAGCAACACCAGGGGGCTGATGCTGGGCACATGGCTCAACGACAAGGAAGTGCACAAGAGCGAGTCGGACGAGAGCGACGATCTGGACAACGACGGCATGACGCGTCCCAACCGCAACCGCTGGTGGGCCGTGGGCAAGTACGACGGCTGGCTCGGCAGTCCGCAATGGAAGCTCAAGGCGGATATCGATCTTGTTTCCGACCAGAATTACCTGCGCGAGTTCAAGAACGGCTCCACGGGCTTCACTTCCATGCGCGAGCAGTTCATCGAGCAGTTCGGGCGCGATATCGACGACATCGACGATTCCAACCGCACCAGCCGCATTTATCTTTCCCGCAGTTGGGACCGTTTCGGCGTGGCCGGCAAGGTGGAATACCACCAGAATCTCGAATACATGAACGGCAACGGCGATGACGACAAGGATCCTTCCATCCAGACCCTGCCGGAACTGGACGTCTTTGCCTGGAAGGACGCCATAGCCGGCACGCCGCTGGAGTTCGAGGGCGGGGCCAAGTATGATTTCTTTACCAGCAATTTCGGTCCCAAGGGCCATCGGCTGGACCTGAATCCGTCGTTCAGCCTGCCTGTGCGCACCCGCTACCTGACGTTTATTCCCAAAGGCACGGTGCGCCAGACATGGTACTACACCGACAGTCAGGACGACACCGGCGAACGTGAGATTTCGCGTTTCAACGTGGAAGACAGCACGGACACGGAAACAGGGTTCAAGTCGCGCTTCAACTGGGAGGGCGGGTTCAGCCTGTTCTCGGAAATGGAACGCATCTACCAGCTCAACGAGCCTCTGCAGCCCACGCTTTCCAACGGTGGCACAAGCCGCTGGGTCAGCCTGCGCCATGCCATCACTCCCCGGGTGGAATACGCCTACAGCCCGAACCTCACCGGCCAGTCCGAACTGCCGTATTTCGATTCGCGCGACCGGCTCACGGGAACCAACAAGGTCACCTATTCGCTGACCAACTCCTTTGACCGCAAGCTGCAACGCGTGGTCATGGTGGCGGATGACGATGGCAACGAGGTTCCGGTACTCAAGACCGACTACAAGGATTTCCTGACCCTGCGGCTTGAGCAGTCCTACGACCGCAACGAGGCCACGCGCAACGACATGCGTTCCACCTACGAGCGCCGACCTTTCTCGGACATTCTGGCCGAGGTCATGCTGCGTCCGGCAGAGCTGGTTTCCCTGTCGCTGCGGGCGTGGTACTCGCCCTATCTGGGCAGCATCACCGAGCATGAGCACCTGCTCAAGTTTTATCGGGACGATCTGGGCGAGATCTATGCCGGGCTCGATTTTCGCGAGCCCGTGGACGAGTATCTGCGTTACCGCGACGAGCGCATGACCATGTTGCGCCTTGGCGGCAAATGGAAATTTGCCAACAACATGGAAGTGGGCGTGGACTGGCGGCAGAATCTCGAGGACGGCCGCAACGTGGAAACAACCGTGGACCTGCGCTGGACCCGCGAATGTTACGACGTGATCCTGTACCTCAAGACCGAACCCGGCGACACCTCCTACGGCGTCAAGTTCGACCTTTTCAACTTCTGA
- the trmD gene encoding tRNA (guanosine(37)-N1)-methyltransferase TrmD gives MQFNLVSLFPEFFDSPLGAGLMARAQDSGLVSFNRVNPRDFSPDRHRTVDDRPYGGGPGMVMMLDPLVQALESIGQRGRIIMLSPRGRVFDQSMARELAREEDLTFVCGRYEGIDERLLDIYPVELVSMGDYVLNGGEAAALCMVESVARLVPGFMGHEDSGEEESHSAGLLEYPHYTRPETYEGLAVPEVLQCGDHGRIAAWRREQALEQTLHRRPDLLDKTSLTQEDIDVLCGLDRTTLGRNLYIALTHYPVLNKFGEKVAVSLTNLDVHDISRVSRSYNAGGFYAVTPIEDQKALAKSLLDHWVGGAGSKANPDRAEALSLVRVVDDIASAVLDIERRTGQSPVLAATSAQLDRRKKAPAPLRYQDVRNWLKEKPVLLIFGTGHGLAEDVVDMADGVLRPIRYLDEYNHLSVRSAVTITVDRLLADVF, from the coding sequence ATGCAATTCAATCTGGTCAGCCTGTTTCCCGAATTTTTTGATTCCCCGCTCGGCGCGGGGCTCATGGCGCGCGCCCAGGATTCGGGGCTGGTGTCCTTCAACCGCGTGAACCCGCGCGACTTTTCCCCGGACCGGCACAGGACCGTGGACGACCGTCCTTACGGCGGTGGCCCCGGCATGGTCATGATGCTCGATCCGTTGGTGCAGGCGTTGGAGTCCATCGGGCAACGCGGGCGCATCATCATGCTTTCCCCGCGCGGCCGGGTCTTTGATCAGTCCATGGCCCGCGAGCTGGCCCGGGAAGAGGACCTGACCTTTGTGTGCGGCCGGTACGAGGGCATTGACGAGCGGTTGCTGGATATCTACCCCGTGGAGTTGGTCAGCATGGGCGACTACGTGCTCAACGGCGGCGAAGCCGCTGCCCTGTGCATGGTGGAGTCCGTGGCCCGGCTCGTGCCCGGATTCATGGGGCATGAGGATTCCGGGGAAGAGGAGAGCCATTCCGCCGGATTGCTGGAATATCCGCACTACACGCGGCCGGAAACCTATGAGGGGCTGGCCGTTCCCGAGGTGCTCCAGTGCGGGGACCATGGACGCATCGCCGCATGGCGGCGCGAACAGGCCCTTGAACAGACCCTGCACCGCAGGCCGGACCTTCTGGACAAGACCAGCCTGACGCAGGAGGACATCGACGTGCTCTGCGGGCTGGACCGCACCACGCTCGGCCGCAACCTGTATATCGCCCTGACCCATTACCCGGTGCTGAACAAGTTCGGGGAAAAGGTGGCGGTTTCCCTGACCAATCTGGACGTACACGATATTTCCCGCGTATCCCGCTCCTACAACGCCGGCGGTTTTTACGCGGTCACGCCCATCGAGGACCAGAAGGCGCTGGCCAAAAGCCTGCTGGACCATTGGGTGGGCGGAGCCGGAAGCAAGGCCAACCCTGACCGTGCCGAGGCTCTTTCCCTTGTGCGGGTTGTGGATGATATCGCGTCCGCAGTCCTTGACATCGAACGCAGAACAGGGCAAAGTCCCGTGCTCGCGGCAACGTCTGCGCAGCTGGACCGACGCAAGAAGGCTCCAGCGCCGCTCCGGTATCAGGATGTGCGTAACTGGTTGAAAGAAAAGCCTGTTTTGCTCATATTCGGTACGGGGCACGGTTTGGCGGAAGATGTCGTCGATATGGCCGACGGCGTGCTTCGGCCCATCCGGTATCTGGATGAATACAACCATCTGTCCGTGCGCAGCGCGGTGACCATCACGGTGGACCGACTGCTGGCGGACGTGTTTTAG
- the rfaD gene encoding ADP-glyceromanno-heptose 6-epimerase: MYIVTGGAGFIGSAMIWKLNQLGIDDILVVDNLSTTDKWKNLVNLRYEDYLHRDQFFKFVVEGDDPFETEAVIHMGACSSTTELDADFLMENNYRYTQMVCRFCMQNDARFINASSAATYGGGEFGFDDDHEGIKRLKPLNMYGYSKQLFDLWAQRANVLDRIVSLKFFNVFGPNEYHKDDMRSVICKAFTQINETGKLNLFKSYRDDYPHGGQKRDFVYIKDCVDIMAWLLENPEVGGIFNVGTGTARTWKDLANAVFAAMGKDPEIGFIEMPEAIRDKYQYFTEANMQKLRDAGYATPMTTLEDAAADYVQNYLAQDDPYLKP, encoded by the coding sequence ATGTATATAGTCACGGGCGGGGCCGGGTTCATCGGCAGCGCGATGATCTGGAAACTCAACCAGTTGGGCATTGACGACATTCTTGTGGTGGACAATCTTTCCACCACGGACAAGTGGAAGAATCTCGTGAACCTGCGCTACGAGGACTACCTGCATCGAGACCAGTTCTTCAAGTTCGTGGTTGAAGGGGACGATCCCTTCGAGACCGAGGCGGTCATCCACATGGGCGCCTGTTCCTCCACCACGGAACTGGACGCGGATTTTCTCATGGAAAACAATTACCGCTATACCCAGATGGTCTGCCGTTTCTGCATGCAGAACGATGCCCGGTTCATCAACGCCTCCAGCGCGGCAACCTACGGGGGCGGCGAGTTCGGCTTTGATGACGATCACGAGGGAATCAAGCGGCTCAAGCCGCTGAACATGTACGGCTATTCCAAGCAGCTGTTCGACCTCTGGGCACAGCGCGCCAATGTGCTGGACCGCATTGTCAGCCTCAAGTTCTTCAACGTGTTCGGGCCCAACGAATACCACAAGGACGACATGCGCAGCGTTATCTGCAAGGCCTTCACCCAGATCAACGAAACCGGAAAGCTCAACCTGTTCAAGTCCTACCGGGACGACTATCCTCACGGCGGCCAGAAACGCGACTTCGTGTACATCAAGGACTGCGTGGACATCATGGCCTGGCTGCTGGAGAACCCGGAAGTGGGCGGCATCTTCAACGTGGGCACGGGCACGGCCCGCACGTGGAAGGATTTGGCCAACGCGGTTTTCGCGGCCATGGGCAAGGACCCGGAAATAGGGTTCATTGAAATGCCCGAGGCCATCCGCGACAAGTATCAGTATTTTACCGAGGCGAACATGCAGAAGCTGCGCGATGCCGGGTACGCGACCCCCATGACCACCCTTGAGGACGCGGCCGCCGACTACGTGCAGAATTATCTGGCACAGGACGATCCCTATCTGAAGCCCTAG
- a CDS encoding potassium channel family protein, which translates to MNSARATATDIILRHIVPSFLCGYLLLAFFSLNYGEAVRRIQQEGHMTTVVLVMLLCGLGTAGINTFYHLVLRCRIVGSFAGSTSRASSRLRHAGIGAAVGLVCGSSTIVTALSNWGLLISTVFLVLLTIGHLKRFARSVVTMLKPGRYCMWPEILGLVEIYITIIACFTLINATLEIAHRGGLLTNPQFPFSVETGVFADAVYFTVVTMTTLGFGDITPISPGAKLLTTLECLVGYVMFALTVGIITRGVVGSDDENL; encoded by the coding sequence ATGAACAGCGCCCGCGCCACGGCAACGGACATAATCCTCCGACACATTGTGCCGTCCTTTTTATGCGGCTATCTGCTGCTGGCCTTCTTTTCCCTGAACTACGGCGAAGCCGTGCGCAGGATACAGCAGGAAGGGCACATGACGACCGTCGTGCTGGTCATGCTCCTCTGCGGGCTGGGCACGGCCGGGATCAATACATTCTATCATCTGGTGCTGCGCTGCCGCATCGTGGGCTCGTTCGCAGGCTCAACGTCCCGGGCCAGTAGCAGATTGCGCCATGCGGGCATCGGCGCAGCCGTGGGACTGGTGTGCGGCAGCTCCACCATCGTCACGGCCCTGAGCAACTGGGGACTGCTGATCTCCACGGTGTTCCTCGTGCTGCTGACCATCGGTCACCTGAAGCGGTTCGCCCGCAGCGTGGTGACCATGCTCAAACCCGGAAGATACTGCATGTGGCCGGAAATCCTCGGCCTGGTGGAAATATACATCACCATCATCGCCTGCTTCACGCTCATCAACGCCACGCTGGAGATAGCCCACCGGGGCGGCCTGCTCACCAACCCCCAGTTCCCGTTCTCCGTTGAAACCGGCGTGTTCGCGGACGCGGTCTACTTCACGGTCGTGACCATGACCACGCTCGGCTTCGGGGACATCACCCCGATTTCACCCGGCGCCAAGTTGCTGACAACACTGGAATGCCTTGTGGGTTATGTCATGTTCGCGCTCACCGTGGGCATCATCACCCGCGGCGTGGTCGGCTCGGACGATGAAAACCTGTAG